The Fulvitalea axinellae region TTCCATGGTGCGCGATACTATGAATCGAGACGATATCATCGACATACCTTCCGCCCGTCAGATGGGCCAGCAGGTACTCCATATCCTTGAGCGTGGTACACATTCTCTCAAATCCCGCCCGGCTCTCTTCAAAAGGCTCCGTCACGACTTCCAGATAAGGCAACCTAATGTCTTCCATTCTATCCACCTGAAGCTCATAGCCATTCGCCTTCAGCAATACGTCACCAGCCCTAAAAGCGGGTTCGGTAAATTTTTCGGGAAACCAAAAATCGCCGTCATTGGACTCTTCGAATTGCTTATAATTTCTAAACGCATACAAGCGGGGAGCTTCAAACTCAAACCCTACTTTACGTTGAACACAATGGCCGGAACCCACAGCCGGAGGAAGTTTACTCACCGAGTTTCTTGAAGAGGAACTGTTATTTCCTCTTCTACAAACCCTATGTTTGGTAGGGTAAACTTCTTTCATGCTTTTTAAGGGAGTTTGTGCTATCGAATCCTTAGACAAATTCTATGCGCCCGTTTTTCGTACCATTCCCAAAGCGTAAAAATCAGGATTTCCAATCGAAAAAATCTAAAGAAAACCTTATCGTAATGTGGCAGGGCATGTCACAGATCCTCATATTCCTGCTCGATCTCTTTGCCCATCATTCTCCTTTCTACACCCAGCTGTTGCTCTCTATTAAACTGTTTCTCCGTGGCTTTTAATACCTGCCGTTCCTTGCCCAACATATCCTGTACAAAGGCTTTTTCCAGCACTTTTACGGGCTCCGCTTCACTAGGGCCTCGGTCCTCCATCTCCACTTCCTCTTCTCCGTCCGAAACGACCGATGGTTTAGGAATGGCGGTTTCCTTTGGCTTTTCTTCTTTTGGCATAGGCAAAGCCATAGCCTCAAAGCCTGGCAAAAGTGTCCCCAATTCCGGAATCGCTTCCTCAAAATCCTCCCTGATTACCACCATGCTGTCGTCACGATACGGCGTCACTTCTATATTCCGATAAGGGTGAAACAAATCAATACCGTGCGTGTCCAGTAGCTGGATAAACACCCGCATGGCTTTTTCCCGGCTTGCAGGACGTTTTTGGCTCAATTCGGCCAACGCTCTGGACCTGATTCCCATAAAGCTTTTTCGGTCAGAACCGTATAGTTTGTCATAACGGTCATAATGGTCCATCCACTCCACCACTTGTCCGGATACGCCTTGGCCAGTTAATTTTTCGCTCATGGCATGTAGCTTCCTAAGCTCGGCTTTATCCACATGTTCTTGTCCATACTCCCTTTGCGCCCATTGTAGCTGAAGTTTTTGGTACAAGGCCTCCATCGATTTCCAATCATTCTTTTTGGAATCAAACCACGGCGGGTTGGCTTTATGTCTGGAAACACTCGTAGACACCCGATCCAGAAAACGACCGACACTGGCCAACATCGGCGGATCCATTTCCCAAACATTCTGAAAATAGGAATCCTGACTCCAACTGACTCCCGGGCCAAAACGTTCTGTAAGCGCCAAACACTCGTCAGAGAAGAATCGTGGGTGAGCTTCCGCATACTCTTTTACATATTGCTTAATTCGTTCAAAACCTTCAGGACTAACAACCCGCAACACAATAGTGTCAGTACGGGTAGCGAGGTTACAAGTAGGCGATATGGCCATAGATTTCACGCTGATATCCCCAATCACCTCAGGGTTATCGAGCAAAGGCAATAACGCTTCTGCTACCGTATACACATGAGGGGCGTTGACATTCAGATAGATATCATATTTATAAGGAACCGCCTGTTCCTCAAGCACTGGGCCGGCGCCTTTGGCTCCTTTTTCAGATTCCAAACGCCCATAAATATTCAAAAAATAATTTCGAAAATGACTAAAGTCGCGTATACCCGCCAATTCTCTATGATAATAAAAATATGTCTTCCGGTCTTCGCAAGCTAATCTTAAATTCCGATCGGAAGGACGTTGCTGGAACAAGGCCACCAAACGCTTGGCCAAGTCTATTTCCTGTGCTTGACTAAAGCTAGGTTTCTTATTTCTAACTTTTGTATAATAAGAATAGAGGTTTTTCTGCAAGGTATTATATGGCTCCGTAAACCTTGAGTTTCTGCGGAATTTCCCGTCCCAACATTCCTCAAACATATCCATCAGCATCCGGAAAGAATGGTCTGGCTCTTCCAATAAAAAGACATTCGCGCTCACCCAAAAATTCTCGTCCACTCCCAAGGCGTAAGCCTTATACCACTTTACCGCTGCTTCGCCCACACCTTCGGTATAACCTGTCTGATCGTCGATTAGGATTGATCGGCCGTCGGTCAAGTGCACTTTTAGGTTAGGGATCATTCGTCCTCCCTCAAACTTATACCCGTGCGTATGCTTCCGAAGCTTAGCGTGCTGAAACGTCGCCTGAATCACTCCGGAAGGAGGCATCTTCGCCACACCTTCACGCTGATTTCGGGTATTTTGCCGGGGTTGAAACGTACGCTCCTGAAACATGTAAAAAGGGAAATGTCGCTGGCACAAATATTTATTTTCGGCCCAACATATTTAACACGCAATATTCCCGGATGTTCCTCCAATCTTTGGTAAACAAAGTAGTCGCTGTTCACCCCAGAATCTCAAAAGCATTATTTTATCCCTACTCCATTCCAATCATACTCCATATATTCGGCGGTTCCCTTGGCTATTTCTTCCCCGCACAAATGCTCGACGATATGAAATGACAAATCAATCCCGGCAGAAATACCTCCGGAAGTATAAATATTACCGGCTTTCACAAAACGTAAATCTTTTTTGGGAAAACCGGTCGGAACGATCTCCGCCATTTGCTCATACACCTCATGATGGGTACAATATTGCTTACCGTCTAGCAATCCTAAAGTCCCCAGCAACCTCGCTCCCGAACAGATACTGAGTGTCAATTCGGCAACATCATGCGTACGTTTCACCCAATCAAGAGTCTTCGTATCATTTATTACACTCCGGGTACCGGATCCACCCGATATAACAAGAATATCCAAGTCAGGACAATTGTCAAAACCGTATTTGGGATTAACCGACAAACCATTTACCGCAGAAACCGGATCGGTGGTTTTGGCAATGGTAAACACGTTAAACAATTCATAACCATTCAATTCCGAAGTAACGGAAAACACCTCGAAAGGACCGCAAAAGTCCAACACTTCCGCTTCGTCAAATATTAGAATACCGATATTTTTTTTCATATTGCTATAAATTAGGAAGATAACAAACAACAGGACACAGGCTCATTTACATAATCCCACCAACTCCAGCATAAGATCACAACACAATAATTAAAAAGCGAGAGTACATAACAATTTGTGTCCAATTCAATAAAAGTGTGAACCGAACTGATTGTCTTGGCCAAACGTCTCGCTGATTCTCAAATGGTTTTAACGAACCAACACTACGCACAACACATAACTGACTATGAGAAAAGTACTACCATCCCTCCTGACCGTTGTAGCCTTATTATCATTTTGTGCAGACACATACGGGCAAACCGAAATACGCTTTGACCGCTGGTATTTCAACGATGCCAACGGGAGACCGAAGATTATCCGAATATCCAACGACACGGAGATGAATAATGCGGCGATCCTCTCGTTCATAAAAAACGAACAAGGGAAAATCCATTTGGTCTACAGCGCCCATTCATTGAAAAACTCTAAACAGAAGAGCCACAAAATCACCTTCAGTGCCGGTAGCTTTGTCCACACACTTGACTTCAAGCCATGGCTAGCAATGGAACTAATCTCCGATACCTCGGATACTGAAGCGGTGGCCCAACTTTTCAAAAGTTTCGATATGGTTTTCGTATCTATTAACGACGGAAAGAAAAGACACTTTGACAATACAAAATTCAATAAGAATTATAAAAAATTATTGAAGGCCAAAGCTGAAAAATAAAGAAGTGTTTATAGTGTCTTCCGAAGCTCTTAAAGCCCAAGAATAAAACTGCCCCAGCTCTGTGAAATACACAAAACTGGGGCAGACCAAAAGTAATCGTCAATGAAAACGGGAACAGAGGCTCAATAAAACACCTTACTTTACCAGATACTTACTCCAGAAAGCTTTTCTATTGTCAATATATTTTGTTCCGCAATGCCCCTCGTTACCAAGCGGATCCGGAGTCTTCACATTAAAGCCTTTTTCCTTGTAATATTTAATGCCCTTTTCGATAGAAGGAGTAACGAAATCGCCGGTACCGTAATCGAAATACAGAGGAAGTTTATCACGTTCTGTGGTCATCGTAGCTGGGTCCCATTCAAAATTTGAATCGTTTGGTCTTGTGGCACCACAAGCCATATGCACAGGTCCTTGGAATTCGCCACCCAAAGTAGGAACCAGCTCGTCAGCCAAGTACCACCCGCCACCGGACGCACCCGAGAACAGGACTTTATCTTTAGGCAAACCAAATTGGTCCGTAAACGCATGTAGAATCTCCCTTACGCCGTTGGCGCAGTTCTTCTTGGCCCAACTGTGTATCGGGCCCATGGTCTTTGAGTCTTTCCAAGCGTCGGCACTCATCGCCATCAAAAGCAGATTATGCTTTTTGGCGAATTCCATGTTATAGGAAACTCCTGCACCCATAGCGCTACCACCATCTCCATGGAAAAGTACGGCCAATTGTTTGGGGGAAGTACCGTCGGAACGGCGCGAATAAACCACCTCTATACCGGCCAGTTTAGTCTTACAGACCATCATTCCGTCCACGTGAGTTTTCAACTGTTCTTCGCAAGTGATTTGACCTACCGCCGGACGCACATAGGGAGTGCCCTGCATGTATTCTTGCCAAAAAGTAAGACGATTGGTATATGCGTTATTCTCGCAACGCCCCGGATCTTTCTTCGGCGTTACCTTAAAGCCTTTCTGGGTATAAGCGTTATCTATCTTTTCTTTCGACAAACCGATAAGGGCAGGGTAACTGGCGCCATAATCAAAGAATAAGGCAAACTTGTTTACAAGCTCAGCTTTTTGTGTCGGGTCCCAAGCGAAAGAGGCTACACTTGGCTGATATATTCCGCTTGGTAAATGAAACGCCCCCTGAAACACGTCTCCAAAAGCAGGAATAAACTTATCGGTCAGGTAATGTCCACCTTCATCCACGCCCGAAAACAGGATATTGTCGCTAGGCAGATCGTAAGCTTCCAATACGTCTTCCAACGCTTCTTTTACCCGCTCGTGGTTTTTGACTTTTTTCCAATTCTTCTCCTCTGGATCAGATATAGCTATCAGCAGAAGATCGTTTTCGTCAGCGAAGTCCAAACCTCCGCCTAAACCGCGACGCAACTGATCGGCCTGAAGATCTTTATCAGGGAACAAAACCGCCAGTCTGGTAGGCTTGCCCGACGACGGTTCTACAAATACCACGTTAAGACCAGCGATATTCGTAGAGCATATAGTCTTCGTAATGTTGCTGTAAGTTTCCAGTTTCTTGGTGCAGGGAAGCCCGTCAGGGTTGGCGCCACCTCCGTTGTTTCCCGTTCCGTCAGGGTTTATATTTTTAATCGTTACGGTCATGGCCTTCTTTTCGCCAACCACAACGGCCTTTTCCTCCGGCCCAACGGACAACTCCAAAGCCACGGTCTCGTTTTCTTCGTTCTTGTCGTCCTTCGTTGGTTTAATATCAAAAGAGGCTTTCCATTCGCCTTCTACAATATCCAGCGTCACTTTCCCTTCGCTCGCTTCCGGGATTGTCGTATAATCCTCGCCGTACTTTGCGGTACCGTCCAACGCAATCTCCACCGTAGCGTTTGTATTCAGTTTATTGTCGCAAGTCAACAAAACGCTGAAAGCCCCACTGGTTTCTTTCAGCGATGTCTCCGTTATGGAAAAACTAACAACTGGCGTAGTCGCTTTGTCTTCCGAATCGTCCTTTTCGCAAGCCATTAACGCACAGGCGAAGAACAGGGGAAAGAGTAATTTCTTTATCATACCTGAAAAATCAATAATATGAATTTTTTTCGAATCTATTGATTTGATAAAGAATACTCAAAGTTTATATCAATAACTGTACATTTAATTTTTTTAATTAAAATAGCACATTGAATATTTATATTTTCAAACAATAAACATTTGTTTCTGTACTTGATTGACGTGAATTCATAACCTCATAGGCTAAATTCTGCTTCTTTTAAGTATAATTAAGCTCGTTTTCTTTTCATTTTTACTATTCCTAAGTCTTTTAGAGAGGCTGTATTCTGTTTTTTCAAAAAGTCATAAATCTTATGATATGCGCAGTTAAATATAAATATTTACATTGTTGATAAATAAAAGATGGCTTTACAAGCTTGCCGATGAAAATATTATGATTGTATTAATCGAATAAGCTATAATGAGATTACCCTCTCATAGTAAGTGGCATTACTTTCACTTTTTACTTTCTATTCCCTGACTTCTAGCCTTCTCAGCTTTTTCTTGCGGACAGGCTTGTCCCAATACTTCGCTTAGCGTTTTCCTTGCCCGAGTCAACTCAGTGATTTTTCGGTCAATCGCCTCAAGTTTTTTTCTAACCAAATCTTTCTGAGAATCGGCATCAAGCGTTCCCGCATCCAACATTTCCAAAACCTCTCCGCATTCGTTAAGCGTAAAACCCAAGCCCTTCATCAGTAATATTAGTTTTACCCGGTCCACGCATCCTTCGCCATATTCCTTATAGTTGTTATATTCGTTTGGCCGGCTTACATTCTTGAGCAAACCCATTTTTTCATACAGCCTAATCGTGTCTCTGGATACGCCCGTCTCTTTA contains the following coding sequences:
- a CDS encoding MerR family DNA-binding protein; the encoded protein is MRIGQIAKETGVSRDTIRLYEKMGLLKNVSRPNEYNNYKEYGEGCVDRVKLILLMKGLGFTLNECGEVLEMLDAGTLDADSQKDLVRKKLEAIDRKITELTRARKTLSEVLGQACPQEKAEKARSQGIESKK
- a CDS encoding Calx-beta domain-containing protein: MIKKLLFPLFFACALMACEKDDSEDKATTPVVSFSITETSLKETSGAFSVLLTCDNKLNTNATVEIALDGTAKYGEDYTTIPEASEGKVTLDIVEGEWKASFDIKPTKDDKNEENETVALELSVGPEEKAVVVGEKKAMTVTIKNINPDGTGNNGGGANPDGLPCTKKLETYSNITKTICSTNIAGLNVVFVEPSSGKPTRLAVLFPDKDLQADQLRRGLGGGLDFADENDLLLIAISDPEEKNWKKVKNHERVKEALEDVLEAYDLPSDNILFSGVDEGGHYLTDKFIPAFGDVFQGAFHLPSGIYQPSVASFAWDPTQKAELVNKFALFFDYGASYPALIGLSKEKIDNAYTQKGFKVTPKKDPGRCENNAYTNRLTFWQEYMQGTPYVRPAVGQITCEEQLKTHVDGMMVCKTKLAGIEVVYSRRSDGTSPKQLAVLFHGDGGSAMGAGVSYNMEFAKKHNLLLMAMSADAWKDSKTMGPIHSWAKKNCANGVREILHAFTDQFGLPKDKVLFSGASGGGWYLADELVPTLGGEFQGPVHMACGATRPNDSNFEWDPATMTTERDKLPLYFDYGTGDFVTPSIEKGIKYYKEKGFNVKTPDPLGNEGHCGTKYIDNRKAFWSKYLVK
- a CDS encoding DJ-1/PfpI family protein, producing the protein MKKNIGILIFDEAEVLDFCGPFEVFSVTSELNGYELFNVFTIAKTTDPVSAVNGLSVNPKYGFDNCPDLDILVISGGSGTRSVINDTKTLDWVKRTHDVAELTLSICSGARLLGTLGLLDGKQYCTHHEVYEQMAEIVPTGFPKKDLRFVKAGNIYTSGGISAGIDLSFHIVEHLCGEEIAKGTAEYMEYDWNGVGIK